CAAAGCTACCGGCTGTGCTCCGCTGCAAGCCAAGTCGTTGATCGTGCCGTTGACCGCCAGGTCGCCGATATTGCCTCCCGGAAAGAATAACGGTTGCACCACATAAGAATCCGTGGTCAGCGCGATGCGTCCGCCGGCAACGTCGAGCAGTGCCGAGTCGCGTGCCGCACCCCGTGCGCCGCCGAACGCCGGCAGGAAGAGATTCTCGATCAGCTCCTCGGACAGCACGCCGCCGCCTCCGTGGCCCAACACGATGCGCCGGGTTTCCCGCAGCGGCAACGGGCACACCCAGTCCGCGGGGTCGATCGCCACTGGAAAGTCAGGCATGAGCCGAGGCTTCCAGCCGGCGGAACTGGTAGTAGGCCGCGCAGGCTCCTTCGCTGGACACCATGGTCGCCCCCAGCGGGGTGCGTGGCGTGCAAGTGGTGCCGAAGGCCGGGCACTCGTTGGGTTTCAGCAGTCCCTGCAGCACCTCCCCGCTGTGGCAGTCCGCGGATTCGGATACCTTCAGGTGCCCCACACTGAACTTCAGTTCGGCGTCGAACTGCGCATAGCGCGGCGACAGGGTCCAGCCAGACTGCGGGATCATGCCGATGCCTCGCCACTGGCGGTCTGTGACGACGAATACATCGGCAAGCGTCTGCTGCGCCACGGTGTTGCCCGCTGCGGTCACCGCGCGTGGGTAGGCGTTGCGCAACTCCGGAGTTCCGGTCTCAAGCAGGTCGACTAGCTGCCGGACACCCTCGAGCAAGTCCAGCGGCTCGAATCCGGTGACCACGATCGGCACCCGGTATTGCTCGACGAGCGGGCCGTATTCAGCGGTGCCCATCACCGTGCAGACGTGCCCGGCGGCAAGGAAGCCCTCGACCCGGTTGGTGGGTGAGCTCAGGATCGCCGTCATCGCCGGCGGCACCAGGACATGGGAGACCAGCATTGAGAAGTTGGTCAGTCCGAGCCGCTGAGCGTGCACCACCGCCATCGCGTTTGCCGGTGCTGTGGTCTCGAAGCCGACGCCGAAGAACACCACCTGCTTGTCGGGGTTGTCGGCGGCCACTCGGGTGGCGTCCAGCGGCGAATAGACGATTCGGACATCACCGCCGCGAGCACGGACGCTGAACAGGTCGTGCTGGCTGCCGGGCACCCGCAGCATGTCCCCGAAGGAGCAGAAGATGACGTCGTCACGCATGGCGATCTCCAACGCCCGATCGATCATCTCGAGCGGCGTCACACAGACCGGGCACCCGGGACCGTGAATGAATTCGACTGCCCCGTCCAGCAATTGGTCGATACCGTTGCGGATGATCGAATGTGTCTGTCCGCCACAGACTTCCATGATGGTCCAGGTCTTGGTGGCCCGCTTCTTGATTTGGTCGACCAGGGCGCCGGCGGCCGCCGGATCCCGGAACTCGTCGAGGTATTTCATGCTGGCTCCCTACTGCTCTGTGCTGCTCTATCCTTGGTCTCCGGCCAATTCCTCATCGAGCACCCCGAGGTCTTGGAACATTCGCAGGGTCTCGTTGGCCGATGCCTCGTCGAGTTGGGTGATGGCGAAGCCGGCGTGCACGATCGCGTATTCACCGATCTGCAGGTCGGGCAGGTAGGCCAAGCACACCGTCTTGGTGGTGCCCCCGAAGTCGATGGTGCACATTCGCGTTCCTGCCTCCTCCCAGGTGCGCACTACCTTGCCGGGAATTCCGAGACACATCGGCTGGTCCCCCTTTCCTGTCGCTGCGCCGCGATCACGGCCTGCCCCAGCGCCAGCCCGCCGTCGTTGCAGGGCAGCACCGCATGCGTCAGCACTTCGTAACCATCGCTGACCAATCGTTCCCGCAGGCCCACCCGTAGCAGGCGGTTCACGAACACCCCGCCGGTCAAACCGACGGTGCGAATCCCCGCTGCGGCATGCCCGATCGCTCGGGTCGTCGCTTCGATCACCGCGACGTGAAACCCAGCGGCCAGATCGGCTCGCGGGACTCCGGCACGCAGACCCTGGACCAACGCGGCGACCAACGGGAGCGGATCCAAAACACCTGCCGTTACCGCGAACTCCATGGGCTCGGGGTGGCCACGACGGGCGAGATGCTCGAGTTCGACGGCCGCCTGTCCCTCGTAGGTGACTTCCTGGCAAACGCCGAGCAGGCTGGCCACGGCATCGAACATCCTCCCCATGCTGCTGGTCGGGATGCACCCGATGCCGCGCGGGATCTGTTGAGCCAGCACGTGTCGTGACCGTTCGCTCATCGCGCGGACGGCCGGAATGTCCGGCGTCCAGTCGATCTGGGCTCGGTGCAGTAGCTCCAATGCAATGCGTTCCGGACGTCGCACCGCGCCCTCGCCGCCTGGCAGCGCGAACGGGGCGAGGTGTCCCACCCGGGTGAACGATCCCGGGTCGGTGATTATCAGCAGCTCACCCCCC
The nucleotide sequence above comes from Mycobacterium vicinigordonae. Encoded proteins:
- the hypD gene encoding hydrogenase formation protein HypD: MKYLDEFRDPAAAGALVDQIKKRATKTWTIMEVCGGQTHSIIRNGIDQLLDGAVEFIHGPGCPVCVTPLEMIDRALEIAMRDDVIFCSFGDMLRVPGSQHDLFSVRARGGDVRIVYSPLDATRVAADNPDKQVVFFGVGFETTAPANAMAVVHAQRLGLTNFSMLVSHVLVPPAMTAILSSPTNRVEGFLAAGHVCTVMGTAEYGPLVEQYRVPIVVTGFEPLDLLEGVRQLVDLLETGTPELRNAYPRAVTAAGNTVAQQTLADVFVVTDRQWRGIGMIPQSGWTLSPRYAQFDAELKFSVGHLKVSESADCHSGEVLQGLLKPNECPAFGTTCTPRTPLGATMVSSEGACAAYYQFRRLEASAHA
- a CDS encoding HypC/HybG/HupF family hydrogenase formation chaperone translates to MCLGIPGKVVRTWEEAGTRMCTIDFGGTTKTVCLAYLPDLQIGEYAIVHAGFAITQLDEASANETLRMFQDLGVLDEELAGDQG